The Cucurbita pepo subsp. pepo cultivar mu-cu-16 chromosome LG08, ASM280686v2, whole genome shotgun sequence genome contains a region encoding:
- the LOC111800008 gene encoding ubiquitin carboxyl-terminal hydrolase 8-like isoform X2 yields MSRLSATTRFSLLFFSNFNLNLNLNPTRFLSLFNPSRLSFSTLHLCKSLARLLASKTLALFTMDDLFPNDDDFWDLDVGSRSRPPQRPRLLDDYDYDDNDPEKVYFVPFRWLQETQNDSDQVVGVLYSVSSDEDADSGILLELRKQEVYTKYDGVEERSSGREYALIGEALWLQALKRHSDVKTTSNYAGRLFRDEETLQDVFPLQIRILVSWETNLLAVKINRKDNLADYYKRASIIFNSSSEPFHIWDFSGQTNHLFANNMNNFLDDSPVQRVKEVRLELQVHDVLDNMMDRYEKVANLTEELKTEESPIIINGIMDNAKSYLTESNPMIRGNSFRVASSMGLTGLQNLGNTCFMNSALQCLVHTPKLVDYFLGNFQKEINYENPLGMKGELALAFGDLLRKLWAPGSKSVPPRMFKLKLSNFAPQFSGYNQHDSQEFLAFLLDGLHEDLNRVKCKPYFEAKDVEGRRDEEVAEECWQNHIARNDSIIVDLCQGQFRSTLACPACNKLSVTFDPFMYLSLPLPSTSVRSMTLRVFTCDGITLPSTFTLSVPKSGRLKDLIDALSTACSLREDETLLVAEVYKNRIFRLLEDPSDSLALIRNEDKLVAYRLPRDSEPSKLIVYVHQKSETHDNSGKLILGSKTFGVPFVARVPDFCRESDIRQQFLKFLDPLKMPEDDTLRNCDGEAGISGNDDFEMDDASGPKNLDTDERPNNGNIVNSSLPSDFVFYLAESRGASEGTLINPDEPLVISEFTERLDVLVMWPDTMINKYDTCLMSSLPDVFKPHFLARRPQEFVDLYKCLEAFLKEEPLGPDDMWYCPRCKKPQQARKKLDLWRLPEILVIHLKRFSYSRFLKNKLETVVDFPIEDLDFSNYIAFKNSHLSNRYMLYAVSNHYGGMGAGHYTAHVLHGGKWYEFDDDRVLPVSEDVVKSSAAYVLFYRRIPEV; encoded by the exons ATGTCCCGATTATCCGCCACCACCCGTTTCTCgctcctcttcttctccaacTTCAACCTCAACCTCAACCTCAACCCCACccgttttctctctctattcaACCCTTCTCGCCTCTCTTTCTCCACTCTCCATCTCTGCAAGTCCCTCGCTCGCCTTCTTGCCTCCAAAACCCTAGCCCTTTTCACCATGGACGATCTCTTCCCCAATGACGATGATTTCTGGGACCTCGATGTGGGTTCCCGTTCCCGCCCCCCACAGCGCCCCCGCCTCCTTGATGACTACGATTATGACGATAATGATCCCGAAAAGGTCTACTTTGTTCCCTTCAG GTGGCTGCAGGAAACTCAAAATGATAGCGATCAAGTAGTAGGTGTTTTATATAGTGTGTCATCAGATGAAGATGCTGATTCAGGAATTCTTTTGGAGCTGAGGAAACAAGAAGTTTACACAAAATATGATGGTGTTGAAGAGAGGTCTTCTGGTCGTGAATACGCCTTGATTGGGGAAGCTTTGTGGTTGCAGGCTCTAAAGCG GCATAGTGACGTTAAAACAACATCAAATTATGCTGGCCGACTCTTCAGAGATGAAGAAACGTTGCAGGATGTTTTTCCTTTGCAAATTAGGATCTTGGTATCATGGGAGACAAATTTGTTAGCTGTGAAGATAAATCGAAAG GATAACTTAGCCGACTATTATAAGAGAGCttccattattttcaattctaGCTCTGAACCG TTTCACATTTGGGACTTCTCAGGGCAAACAAATCATCTTTTCGCAAATAATATGAACAATTTTCTTGATGATTCTCCTGTTCAACGAGTTAAAGAG GTCCGACTTGAGTTGCAAGTCCATGATGTTTTGGACAATATGATGGATAGATATGAGAAGGTTGCTAATCTAACTGAAGAGCTAAAGACTGAGGAGTCCCCCATTATCATAAATGGGATTATGGATAACGCGAAATCTTATTTGACTGAATCCAACCCTATGATACGTGGAAACAGTTTCAGGGTAGCCAGTTCCATGGGTTTGACAGGATTACAGAATCTTGGGAATACTTGCTTCATGAATAGTGCTCTTCAGTGTTTGGTGCATACTCCAAAACTTGTTGATTATTTCCTTGGAAATTTTCAAAAGGAGATCAATTATGAAAACCCTTTGGGGATGAAA GGAGAGCTTGCTTTAGCATTTGGAGACTTGCTCAGGAAACTATGGGCCCCTGGCTCAAAATCAGTGCCTCCAAGAATGTTTAAACTTAAACTTTCTAATTTTGCTCCCCAATTCAGTGGTTATAATCAGCATGATTCCCAG GAATTTCTTGCCTTTTTGTTGGATGGCCTTCATGAAGATCTAAATCGCGTTAAATGCAAGCCATATTTTGAAGCTAAGGATGTAGAGGGCCGCCGTGACGAAGAAGTAGCTGAAGAATGTTGGCAAAATCATATTGCCCGTAATGATTCTATTATAGTCGATTTGTGCCAG GGTCAGTTTCGGTCAACATTGGCGTGCCCTGCTTGCAATAAGTTATCAGTTACATTTGATCCATTCATGTACCTATCTCTGCCATTGCCCTCGACATCAGTGCGTAGTATGACCCTGAGGGTCTTTACATGTGATGGGATTACATTGCCATCTACGTTTACCCTATCAGTGCCAAAGTCTGGAAGATTGAAAGATCTTATTGATGCCTTAAGCACTGCTTGTTCTTTGAGAGAGGATGAGACCCTGTTGGTAGCTGAG GTATACAAGAATCGCATCTTCCGTCTTCTGGAGGATCCATCTGATTCGCTAGCATTGATTAGGAACGAAGACAAGCTTGTTGCTTACAGGTTACCAAGAGATAGTGAACCATCCAAGTTGATTGTTTACGTGCATCAGAAATCTGAAAC GCATGATAATTCAGGAAAGCTAATTTTAGGCTCAAAAACATTTGGAGTCCCATTTGTAGCAAGAGTGCCTGACTTTTGTCGTGAATCAGATATTCGTCAGCAGTTCCTCAAGTTTCTTGATCCGTTAAAAATGCCTGAAGATGATACGCTTAGGAACTGTGATGGCGAAGCTGGTATTTCTGGTAATGATGACTTTGAGATGGATGATGCCTCGGGCCCGAAAAACTTGGATACTGATGAGAGACCAAACAATGGAAATATTGTGAACTCTAGTTTGCCTTCTGATTTCGTATTCTATTTGGCTGAATCACGGGGAGCTTCTGAAGGTACCCTGATTAATCCGGATGAACCTTTAGTCATCTCTGAGTTCACTGAGAGGTTGGATGTTCTCGTCATGTGGCCAGACACGATGATTAATAAATATGATACATGTCTAATGAGTTCACTGCCCGATGTTTTCAAACCACATTTTCTTGCAAGGAGACCTCAAGAGTTTGTCGATTTGTATAAGTGCCTTGAAGCTTTCTTGAAGGAGGAGCCTTTAGGACCCGACGATATGTG GTATTGTCCTAGATGCAAGAAACCTCAGCAAGCTAGAAAAAAGTTGGATCTCTGGAGGTTGCCTGAGATTCTTGTCATTCATCTCAAAAGGTTTTCGTATAGCCGATTTTTGAAGAACAAGCTGGAAACAGTTGTTGATTTCCCAATAGAAGACCTGGATTTTTCAA ATTACATCGCTTTCAAGAATAGCCATCTGAGCAATCGTTACATGTTATATGCTGTTAGTAATCACTACGGAGGGATGGGCGCAGGTCACTATACTGCTCATGTTCTT CATGGTGGTAAATGGTATGAGTTCGACGACGATCGAGTTCTCCCTGTGAGCGAAGATGTTGTAAAGTCATCTGCTGCTTATGTTTTATTCTACAGAAGAATTCCAGAAGTATAA
- the LOC111800008 gene encoding ubiquitin carboxyl-terminal hydrolase 8-like isoform X1 — MSRLSATTRFSLLFFSNFNLNLNLNPTRFLSLFNPSRLSFSTLHLCKSLARLLASKTLALFTMDDLFPNDDDFWDLDVGSRSRPPQRPRLLDDYDYDDNDPEKVYFVPFRWLQETQNDSDQVVGVLYSVSSDEDADSGILLELRKQEVYTKYDGVEERSSGREYALIGEALWLQALKRHSDVKTTSNYAGRLFRDEETLQDVFPLQIRILVSWETNLLAVKINRKDNLADYYKRASIIFNSSSEPFHIWDFSGQTNHLFANNMNNFLDDSPVQRVKEVRLELQVHDVLDNMMDRYEKVANLTEELKTEESPIIINGIMDNAKSYLTESNPMIRGNSFRVASSMGLTGLQNLGNTCFMNSALQCLVHTPKLVDYFLGNFQKEINYENPLGMKGELALAFGDLLRKLWAPGSKSVPPRMFKLKLSNFAPQFSGYNQHDSQEFLAFLLDGLHEDLNRVKCKPYFEAKDVEGRRDEEVAEECWQNHIARNDSIIVDLCQGQFRSTLACPACNKLSVTFDPFMYLSLPLPSTSVRSMTLRVFTCDGITLPSTFTLSVPKSGRLKDLIDALSTACSLREDETLLVAEVYKNRIFRLLEDPSDSLALIRNEDKLVAYRLPRDSEPSKLIVYVHQKSETHDNSGKLILGSKTFGVPFVARVPDFCRESDIRQQFLKFLDPLKMPEDDTLRNCDGEAGISGNDDFEMDDASGPKNLDTDERPNNGNIVNSSLPSDFVFYLAESRGASEGTLINPDEPLVISEFTERLDVLVMWPDTMINKYDTCLMSSLPDVFKPHFLARRPQEFVDLYKCLEAFLKEEPLGPDDMWYCPRCKKPQQARKKLDLWRLPEILVIHLKRFSYSRFLKNKLETVVDFPIEDLDFSNYIAFKNSHLSNRYMLYAVSNHYGGMGAGHYTAHVLHGGKWYEFDDDRVLPVSEDVVKSSAAYVLFYRRIPEV, encoded by the exons ATGTCCCGATTATCCGCCACCACCCGTTTCTCgctcctcttcttctccaacTTCAACCTCAACCTCAACCTCAACCCCACccgttttctctctctattcaACCCTTCTCGCCTCTCTTTCTCCACTCTCCATCTCTGCAAGTCCCTCGCTCGCCTTCTTGCCTCCAAAACCCTAGCCCTTTTCACCATGGACGATCTCTTCCCCAATGACGATGATTTCTGGGACCTCGATGTGGGTTCCCGTTCCCGCCCCCCACAGCGCCCCCGCCTCCTTGATGACTACGATTATGACGATAATGATCCCGAAAAGGTCTACTTTGTTCCCTTCAG GTGGCTGCAGGAAACTCAAAATGATAGCGATCAAGTAGTAGGTGTTTTATATAGTGTGTCATCAGATGAAGATGCTGATTCAGGAATTCTTTTGGAGCTGAGGAAACAAGAAGTTTACACAAAATATGATGGTGTTGAAGAGAGGTCTTCTGGTCGTGAATACGCCTTGATTGGGGAAGCTTTGTGGTTGCAGGCTCTAAAGCG GCATAGTGACGTTAAAACAACATCAAATTATGCTGGCCGACTCTTCAGAGATGAAGAAACGTTGCAGGATGTTTTTCCTTTGCAAATTAGGATCTTGGTATCATGGGAGACAAATTTGTTAGCTGTGAAGATAAATCGAAAG GATAACTTAGCCGACTATTATAAGAGAGCttccattattttcaattctaGCTCTGAACCG TTTCACATTTGGGACTTCTCAGGGCAAACAAATCATCTTTTCGCAAATAATATGAACAATTTTCTTGATGATTCTCCTGTTCAACGAGTTAAAGAG GTCCGACTTGAGTTGCAAGTCCATGATGTTTTGGACAATATGATGGATAGATATGAGAAGGTTGCTAATCTAACTGAAGAGCTAAAGACTGAGGAGTCCCCCATTATCATAAATGGGATTATGGATAACGCGAAATCTTATTTGACTGAATCCAACCCTATGATACGTGGAAACAGTTTCAGGGTAGCCAGTTCCATGGGTTTGACAGGATTACAGAATCTTGGGAATACTTGCTTCATGAATAGTGCTCTTCAGTGTTTGGTGCATACTCCAAAACTTGTTGATTATTTCCTTGGAAATTTTCAAAAGGAGATCAATTATGAAAACCCTTTGGGGATGAAA GGAGAGCTTGCTTTAGCATTTGGAGACTTGCTCAGGAAACTATGGGCCCCTGGCTCAAAATCAGTGCCTCCAAGAATGTTTAAACTTAAACTTTCTAATTTTGCTCCCCAATTCAGTGGTTATAATCAGCATGATTCCCAG GAATTTCTTGCCTTTTTGTTGGATGGCCTTCATGAAGATCTAAATCGCGTTAAATGCAAGCCATATTTTGAAGCTAAGGATGTAGAGGGCCGCCGTGACGAAGAAGTAGCTGAAGAATGTTGGCAAAATCATATTGCCCGTAATGATTCTATTATAGTCGATTTGTGCCAG GGTCAGTTTCGGTCAACATTGGCGTGCCCTGCTTGCAATAAGTTATCAGTTACATTTGATCCATTCATGTACCTATCTCTGCCATTGCCCTCGACATCAGTGCGTAGTATGACCCTGAGGGTCTTTACATGTGATGGGATTACATTGCCATCTACGTTTACCCTATCAGTGCCAAAGTCTGGAAGATTGAAAGATCTTATTGATGCCTTAAGCACTGCTTGTTCTTTGAGAGAGGATGAGACCCTGTTGGTAGCTGAG GTATACAAGAATCGCATCTTCCGTCTTCTGGAGGATCCATCTGATTCGCTAGCATTGATTAGGAACGAAGACAAGCTTGTTGCTTACAGGTTACCAAGAGATAGTGAACCATCCAAGTTGATTGTTTACGTGCATCAGAAATCTGAAAC GCATGATAATTCAGGAAAGCTAATTTTAGGCTCAAAAACATTTGGAGTCCCATTTGTAGCAAGAGTGCCTGACTTTTGTCGTGAATCAGATATTCGTCAGCAGTTCCTCAAGTTTCTTGATCCGTTAAAAATGCCTGAAGATGATACGCTTAGGAACTGTGATGGCGAAGCTGGTATTTCTGGTAATGATGACTTTGAGATGGATGATGCCTCGGGCCCGAAAAACTTGGATACTGATGAGAGACCAAACAATGGAAATATTGTGAACTCTAGTTTGCCTTCTGATTTCGTATTCTATTTGGCTGAATCACGGGGAGCTTCTGAAGGTACCCTGATTAATCCGGATGAACCTTTAGTCATCTCTGAGTTCACTGAGAGGTTGGATGTTCTCGTCATGTGGCCAGACACGATGATTAATAAATATGATACATGTCTAATGAGTTCACTGCCCGATGTTTTCAAACCACATTTTCTTGCAAGGAGACCTCAAGAGTTTGTCGATTTGTATAAGTGCCTTGAAGCTTTCTTGAAGGAGGAGCCTTTAGGACCCGACGATATGTG GTATTGTCCTAGATGCAAGAAACCTCAGCAAGCTAGAAAAAAGTTGGATCTCTGGAGGTTGCCTGAGATTCTTGTCATTCATCTCAAAAGGTTTTCGTATAGCCGATTTTTGAAGAACAAGCTGGAAACAGTTGTTGATTTCCCAATAGAAGACCTGGATTTTTCAAATTACATCGCTTTCAAGAATAGCCATCTGAGCAATCGTTACATGTTATATGCTGTTAGTAATCACTACGGAGGGATGGGCGCAGGTCACTATACTGCTCATGTTCTT CATGGTGGTAAATGGTATGAGTTCGACGACGATCGAGTTCTCCCTGTGAGCGAAGATGTTGTAAAGTCATCTGCTGCTTATGTTTTATTCTACAGAAGAATTCCAGAAGTATAA